TTAAATTTGTACGGTTTCTTAGCTATAcgtaaccctaaccctactGAGGGGGTCGCAAATTGGATTTCTATACAGCAACCGACCAAATGATCGCTATTTTGTACGGTTATCGTATAGAAATGGCCGTATGAGGCGGTTTATACGGCAACCGTACGAGAACAAACGCAGCCTTACATGGCATAcgaaaaaatatttaatgaTATGTACTCGAATTATCCATCGAAGCTACCTATCAATGAAAGCTTTGTTGGTCTTGGTTGAGGACGGTATGATCGTGATGCGCTTGCCTGCTCGCGGCGGAGGGTGGCGAATGTATTTTAGTTTTCAATAGTTGTTTAATTTTCGAAGTCGTCTGGTTGGGAGCGAGCGAGTGAGGTGTTCGTTATAGGGACTGATCGGGTTGGGGATGCTTGGGAACATGTGTATACATTGGTCAACTCTTCAGCTGGTGTGGATCAGCTGAGTGGCCTGCTTCCTCATGGCTTCTTTGCATGTGAAGGTTGACGACCCCAAAACGTCGAGAAAGTTGTCGTTGATGTGCGAGTAATCCTTTTCTTAGAGTTGTGTATCTTGTTCTGTCATATTCTTAGTTAACGAGTATCTCCTTCTAAGGGATTATGTTTACAACAGCAATGGAGAGCTCGCCTGCTCCGACGACCATAGAGGGGCGTGAGAATAGTGGATGGTTTTCTACTAGTTGTTAGTGGAAGAGGCGTTCATGGTGCAGGATGGTAGTGGCTGAGTGGTtgaagctacctctaggtaggtaggtaatagtGGTTAAAAGTGCCTGAAAGGAAGGCGGAAAGGAATCCGAAAGGAAGGGGCGAGGGACAAAAGGCATGAAAAGCAGTCACTTTGAGAATAGCAAGAACAGAGAAAAGAATACACCGGGTGCTAAATACATATCCTCCTATCATACAAACGCAAAGCGTTCAAAAATCAATGGGAAACTCCCCATCCACTTCCGGATTCATCTTAGAGTCATCGCCCTTCAACAACCTACTCCTCTGGGTGTGACAAGCACCCCAGCTGTCCCTTGTCGTCGAGACCGATACCGATATCTGTTCGACGTTAGCATACaacaataaaaaaaaagaaagaaaaaaaagcataTTCAAGTTACGAGGGACATGTGCAGATTACTTCTGGAGAGAAGGTGGGCAAGCTTACCCAACGGAATGATCACCGGCCGCTTGTTTCTTTGCTTTGCGCACTGTAACACTGGCTCGTgccccttctttcccttgaGGTCCTCATCAGCGATGTAGCAATGGTGTCTATCTTGACAGGCGTTCTTGAGAATTGCCCTATTCATTGGTTAGTAAACACTTCCATGACAAATGCTGGGTTCAAGCTAAAGTTCTACCAAAGAAAAATATGCCACACTTACTTTCCACTGGCCTTCTTCAGTCGATAGACCTCCATGGGCGCAAACTGCCAATTCAACAGTCCGTTATTGAAATTCTCCTGTGAGTCTTCGTTTTCCTCTGTCGCGTCTCTCGGCACAAAGTTGGCGAGACATGTGTTCACGTTGATGTCGCTGCTAtactcggccttcttcttgtcgactTTGCAGGTAGCCCCAAGGACGCATGTCTCTTTGTTCCACTTGTAGTCCCAGCACTTCTTGCTGAATCCTGCCTTCTTGACTTCGCGAGCTTCATGAAGATGGTCGACACTTGTATGTAGAGatgagatgatggtggtggatcCGAGGCTGAATAttgaaaaggagaggaagagccCTCCGAGGACAGATGGGTAATGCATTCTAGCTCGTTGAGTAATGTGAGTGTATAGTGCTAGTTGGTGGTTTGGTAGTCTTGATGTCGTGTTTCGTGTTGCTGCTTCTCCTGATGAAGAAGGATGGATGATTGCTGCCCGGCAGAATCGTAGTTATTTCAATGTGAGGAGGTCACAATTCAACACCGGGAGGGACAAAGTGATTTATATGCCCTGGAGATACTAGAACACATATTCCTGACATAGTAAAACACATTTCTCTCTTGATTCTGTAGCGCGCGGGTATAATGGGAGTTGCTCTCTATCACCAACAGATGTGATCTCGAGCATCGTGCCTCTGTTTGCCAGTTCATCTCCACACTACACTGACAGGAATATCTTAAGAGTTCCCTTTGTCGGCTACCTCGACTTAAGACAGTTGTGTGTCTATTCAGTGATTAATGGGTGAGCGCTCCGTTGGGCGCAGACACGCGGTCCAGATACGCCTGCAGTCCAACAACACAGGCGGGCCACGGCGGGCAACGCCATATCGCCCTTTGTTTGAAAGCACTCCAACAACCTTTGGCTTCtcacttccttcccttctatGTTCGCACTTCGTTTTCGCAAACATGGACTGACCAGAACTCATCGTATCGACTTGAATGCCCTCTAGTCATAACTTCCACACCTCCCTTCATTCAGGACTGGTTCCATCCGTCTTCTCCTTTGTGGCAAAGAGTGATTCCCGCAAACATAACGCTTAACGTTGTGCCTCACCATACGGAGCATCTTCTACACTCTCGACGGGCGGGATGATGTTGGTTGGTGATTTGGTACCCGTTGGCTGTTGGCACTTGGCGGCTGGAGTATTTGGCCGTCGGATCCACAACACATGAAGCACGAACAAAGAAGGGAGTAACACTTTCGTACAGCTGTTATGTTGGCAGTTGAAAGATTCgcaagaaaacaaaaatcaAGCCGAATGTATACGCCTGCGGAAAAACGGTACGACAACCATGGATCTGGATACTTCCAACGTACCCATTTACCCATTTAGGCCGTTCCTCATCACAACCTGCTAACAAAAGCCTTTCGGGCTGTACGTACCGTCCGGAGGGATCACCGTTCATCCAAATAACATGCGCTGCGAACAATGTTACCTGCTCTCTCTGTATCTACGTCACCGAATCCGTGACCAACCTGACCTATACCATGAAAACGAGGGACAGTGAATCGTCACTTGTGACCTGCAGCTCAATAGCATCTATCTGCCCGAGGAGATGCAATGACCAAGAGACAGAGATGTGTTGGTGACCTTTtacatcaacatcaagctGGCGCGAATTATCTCTAACAAGGCGTGAGAGTGTGGTGGCGGCCACGGAGGGGCTTAGGCGCCAGAAACACCGAGGTATGTCCTGATTCTGGTGCAGCGGACTTGACACTGTCGCTTAACAGATGGGACAATGtgtggaagaaaagaaaaatcagATCAAGTATGTTGCCTCACTGGAGGACTCTCCCGCTGGATTGAAGCTAATGTGGATGGACCAAGAGTGGTAAATTCGGAATGACACCGAGCGAAACTTGATACCTAATGGATGGTGCCGAGAATGGGGTTTTCgttgaaagagagagagaaccATAAACTTTTGAGGAGAATAATGGTTTTTCTAAACAGATGTTCCCCAAACCACTTGGCAGTTCGTTTTCGCTTGAGCTGAAACCATGTCATCTCCCCAACCGGAAATCCAGGTTCTTACCACCCAACTTTCTAGGTATTTCACCTCGTGCCCGACTACTTCATATATCCAGGCCGCGTACACCTGGCTCGGTGTAATATGGGTAGCAACAGAGTCTGAAAACGTGGGATTCTGGGGTATCGGAGACGACAAGTCTGGGGTATCGGAGGCAAGGATTCGGGCCGTTTGCAACGCTATGAAGGCCGGTTGCTACCCTGAAGGAAGGcccagaagaggaagacaagCACCGGTACGACTAACCGAAACGACCAAGACTCAACGGTTTGCATGGCTGCATCCCCGCAATCTCCAACGGCTGGCACCCTGGGTGAGCCTGGGGCCCCGGATTTCCTGACTGCACACATCTGGCTGTCATGCAAGTCATCATCTGAGCAAGTCCGCCAAGGGTTTCATGGCTGGCGATGCTGGATACCAAATTCACATGTGTCCATGGCCACGGAATGTTGAACCGTCTTGCCGGCTGAGGGAAGTATCGAAACACGCCCAACGTCATATGTGATGGCAGTACTTCGGTCGTATTTGCGAGATCGCCGAGGAAAACCCTGCCGGCAACGTACGAATCGTGTGAAAGGGTCTTTGGGGGTGGtgatgtcgtcgtcctgTTAAGAAATACTTAAAGGATTGGCCCAACCGCTGAGGATGCATCTCAGTTTGGACACTCCAGCACACTTCCTCGGTCATCCTGCTCAGCTTTcggccttccccttccactcGCCAACATGAAGTTCTCCATCATCTCGGTTGCCCTTGCATCGGCCATAACGGTCGACGCCCATGGATATTTGACCATTCCATTCAGTCGTACAAGACTTGGCGCAGAGGTAAACAAATACCCTGAAGATCGTTAGAAGATTGATCGTGCTGATTTGTGTTTTCTAGGCCGGCTTGGACACTTGTCCCGAGTGCTCCATTCTGGAGCCCGTGACGGCATGGCCCAACGTTACGGAAGCCAAGGTCGGCAGAAGCGGTCCTTGCGGCTACAATGCCCGCGTCAGCATCGACTACAACCAGCCTGCGACTAACTGGGGTAACTCTCCTGTCGTGACGTACACTGCCGGCGACACTGTCGATGTCCAGTGGTGCGTTGACCACAACGGCGACCACGGTGGCATGTTCTCCTACCGTATCTGCCAAGACCAAGAGCTGGTCAACAAATTCCTCACTCCTGGATATCTCCCGACCGAGGCGGAGAAGCAGGCTGCTGAGGATTGCTTCGAGAAGGGCACCCTTCCCTGCACAGATGTGAATGGCCAATCTTGCGACTTCAGCCCTGACTGCCAGCAAGGCCAGGCATGCTGGAGGAACGACTGGTTCAGTAAGTTAGCCTGCATCAGTAGGAAGAAGCATCCTGCTAATCGTCGTGTGACTTACTTAGCCTGCAACGCCTTTCAAGCTGACAGCCGCCGTGGCTGCCAGGGCGTCGACAACGCTGCTCTCGGATCTTGCTTCACCACCATCGCTGGCGGCTACACCGTCaccaagaagatcaagatACCCAACTACATCTCCGGCCACACCTTGCTCTCCTTCCGGTGGAACTCCTTCCAAACTGCTCAGGTCTACCTCTCGTGCGCCGACATCGCCATTGTCGGCGACagcgcctccaccaccaaagtCTCTGCCACCGCCACGACTCTTGTCACCAGCAGCAAGACTGCCAGCGCCTCTTGCacccccgccgccaccgtcgCTGTGACTTTCAACCACCTCGCCAGCACCAGCTACGGCGAGTCCATCAAGATCGTTGGTTCGATCTCGCAGCTCGGCAGCTGGAGCGCCTCGTCCGGCGTTGCCTTGTCTGCGTCGCAGTACACCACCAGCAACCCGCTTTGGACTGCCACGGTCAGTCTCCCGGCGGGCACCAAGTTCGAGTACAAGTTCGTCAAGGTGTCTAGCGAAGGCAGTGCCGTGACATGGGAGAGCGATCCCAATAGGTCGTATACTGTTCCTCAGAGCTGCGCTGAGTCGGTAGCTGTTGAGTCGTCGTGGAAGTAGGCTGTGTCGCTTGAGGGTGTAGGAAGGCGGAGGCAGAATATATAGGGTGTTGGAAGTGTTCGGGTGTGAGCTTGTTGAGACTGGGGAGGAAAGAGGTGGATGATGTATATCAAAGTTCGAGGTTCAGCCGAGGAGTCAATTGCATGCGCTGTCACGTTAGTCGATTTATTGTTGATTTGATGGAATGTTGGATATGACAGTGAAATCAGCGACTAACTTCCAGGTGGGTAATTTGAGTAGGTATCCATGTGTTAAGTGCACTAACTGCTCATTAACAGCATCGGACGGATGATGGCCTGGTTGGGATACCCTCCTACGACTCGCTACCTCTTTTGAATCGCAGAATGGCACGCTGTAGACTCGAGATATCGAGATTAGAGGGCGGGCACAATAAAATCTACGAAAATGGGAATGGATTGCGTGATGTGTCGTTGTGTAAAGACGGGGACGGGTGGAAGTGCAAAGTGAAacatttcctcctctttcctcctctttccgcCACAACATCAACCTCGGAACAATCGACAAATCACGCCAATCACCATCCAATCACGGAGGCGCTCCCACGATCAAATTTACAAGTTGAAATGACTACAAAACCGTCAGAGCCCGGAAAAAAACCTGCCCTCACCGGTCCCCTCAGCCACGACGACAGTCCCAGTCTTGTTGATAATCCTCGTCATCTTATTCCTCGCCAGCGGCaggtcatcgtcctcctcgcggACATAATACGCCAAATCCGCATCTGGGTTCGTCTCTGTCTGGCTCTGTCCATTCCCCAGATACGTAAATCGATTACCGCCGCCCTCATACTCAAACTTCCAGTCTTCGAACCTGACCTGCCTAATAGCCTCGAGGTAATGCAGCGTCGACCCAGGCCACAAGGCCGTGATCTTATCTCTTGACGAACCGGACTTGTACCAAGACCTACATGGATCCGCCCACACCGTCTTGCCCATGAACTGGTCCTTGTACGCGACAAAGTCCCGGACGGCCGCCGCGTCGGGCGCAAAGGACCGGATGTTGTGCGTCTGCCAGTGGTCAATCATCTTGACGATGTAGTCGGCCTGCGCCTCGACGCCAATCAGCAGCGGGCCCGTCCCGATCGGGCTGTTGGGGCCCAGGATCGTGAGGTAGTTGGGGAAGTCAGCGGCAGCGAGGCCCAGATAGGATTCGGGGTCCTGTGCCGCCCAGACGTCTTGCAGGTTCTTGGTGCCGGCCACAATGGGGAACCGTGGTCGGTACGAGGCATCAAACCCAGTAGCGCAGATAAGCACGTCAGGGACCGGGTGCTCGCTGCCATTCTCACACTTACACCCTTGTTCGGTGAGCTCGGTCACTCCGGAAAACACAACTTGGACGTTTGGCTGGACAAGGGCCTCCAGGTATCCAGTGCCCGGAGTAAATCGACGGCAACCGAGGGCAAAGGTCGTTGGTATCAGTCCCTCCTCCAGTTCTTTGTGCCCTGCTAGTTTCTCTTTCATCATCTTGAGCATGACGTCGCGAGCCTTGTTGTTGGCATCCGTGCCCTTGAAGAAGACAGGAAGGATACTGTTGTTACCACGCTCGACGCTCCTGCGATAAGCAAGCAAGTGACCAGGCTCCTCGGCAAACCGTCGCTTTTCCTCATCTGTGTACGGACGACCTTCGAGCCCAGGCCACGGCGAGACCCAGGCTGGCCCGCACATAAACACCGTGATCTTCTCCGCTAGCGGCTGAATGGCGGGAAGGAGTTGGATACCAGATGATCCGTTGCCGATCAGTCCGACAGTCTTTCCCTTGAGGTCTACCGACTCGTCCCAGCGGGCCGTGTGGAGAAGGGTGCCCTTGTACTTGTCCAGTCCTGGAATGTCGGGCCACTTCCAGTTGTTGAGGATTCCTCCAGCATTGACGAGAATGTCGCACGTGTCATTCAGGGTTTGATCCGTCACGAGGTCCTTGACGGAAACGTTCCAGCCGGATCCAGTCCACTTGGCGCCTACCACCTGGTGTTGTGTCTTGATGTACTGACGAAGGGCATACTTGTCGGCGAAATCGTTGAAGTAGGTGTATATTTCTTGGCTAGTACCGTACAAGCCTGACCAGTCCGTCTTGGGCTCAAACGACCACGTGTAGTTGTGCGAGGCGACATCACAAGCACAGCTGACGTTGTCAGTGTCAGCGTGTCTATATGACAAGGTAATGGAGTGGAGGCTGGTGGTTGACATACCCAGGATATCTATTCTCGTACCACGTTCCTGATACCTCGGGGTTCTTCTCATACACTGTCAAGCTGAAGCCGCTGATATGCTTTTGAAGCTTGTACGCTAGCTGCAGGCCTGAAGCTCCGGCACCGATACAGATGACCTTCACAGAACGCTCTGTATGGATGGGCTTGTCTAACCGCCATTCAGGCGAAGTGAAGGATTTGAGAACCATCGTgagtggaggagggaaatGACAGAAGACTGAACATGAAGCCAGGTTTTTAGTCTCATCACAAGAGGTCTGAGCATCGTTATAAGGATCTCCCACAGCCGCCGGCACGAGCTGAACTAGTCACCGTTTTCGTCTTCCGAAACCCCCCCTTGACTATTCTCGGGTCAGACCGTATTACCAAGTTCATACTGTAAACTTTACCTAAGGTGAAAAGGCTAGAACGGAGCGGACTCCGGAGACTAAAATCTTTTTTGGCACTTTGGgtagtagtactactacGTCCCTCTTACATCATGAAAACCGTTGGCCATTGAGATGGAGTCCGGGTGTGATGCTGAGGGGGATCGCCTATAAACCTGCCCTTGGAAGGTGCTAGTGACCGAAAGCAACGGTTACAATGCATACGGATCCGCCGAACGGCCGCACAGGAGAGAGTCGTACACTATAATCACCGGTGGAGCTTCGTGTAACCAGTGCAAGACATGTGGGCGTTGGGTGCTGTTGCATGTGCAGCGATAATGACTGGCCATGTTGAGATGTACGTTTGTTGTATCAGGAACCGCGGTGTTCTTTATCTCACGCCTAGAGGCACACATGTGTACACACTACGCCGAtgggtatatagaagttcgTTATCCGCATATAAACGCGGCCCGTTGTGCAAGGCCTCTATCGCCGATATATCAAAAGGTTCCGTCCTAAAGGGTAGTGAGGGTAAGGGGGATAAAGGATGTTTCCGTTCATGAGGGTGGCGGGGTTGGGAAGGTGGTTATGATAGTGGTGGTATCTTGAGTGGGAGGGGCGAGAGCCGTAACAGTAATGAGAAGATAGGACGAGCTCGTTCTACGCAGAAAGTCTAGGTGCGTGAATGGAATGGTTCAGGACCGAAATGAGATCAAGATCAAAGAAGCAggaaatgatgatgattgtatatcccaaacccaaaacGCCTGGTATCCCAAAACGCAAAACTTTTCCGTGAATGCTGACATGGAAATCTGTCCCGGGCAATTTGCTCATTCGCCCCAAGTCTAGGTGCTTCCATCGACGTGCTCCTCTGCATCGTCGGCTTCAATCAATTCACTCCCATTTAGCGGGAAGCGGGAGAAGATCAGGACACTTGCTGCAAGCATGGCAAGAATCTGGAGCTCATGTCAGTTCCATGTCGTAATTCGCAAGAAACAACATGCAATAAACTCACCGCATTGCAATAAAACGTCAAATGAGGCTTCCCGGCCTCTGCCAAGGCAGCAAACACAAAACCAAAGAAACCCTGCGTCGCCAACCGTCCAATGTTCTCAACCAGCGTCAACGCATTCAGCGCATCGGCCCTTTGTGAAGGCGAGCACATCTCTGTCATGACACCCTTTGCCGCCGGGGCAGTGCCACTCGCAAACGGCAACATGGCCGCAGCCAGGTAAATGTGCCACTTTTTGGTCGCCAGCGCGGCGCAAGAGGTCAGCAAACCATCGGCGACCAAGCTCCaacggaggaagaagagatcaAAGTGGGTgtcctccgtctccgtcgGTGGCTGCGTGACCATGGGCTCTTCTTCGGCGTACGTGCCCATGGGAGCCTCCAGTTGCTCGGGTCGGATGAGCAGGCCTTGGGTAGCGGGATCCCTTTCGTCGGAAATGGAGTCACGGCGCGGCTGGCGCTGGGATTGCCGCTTGGCGTACCATTTCCGACCGGAGGAGATGATGCGcggaaagaggaggatcaAGAAGACGGCGCGCATGAGGGCAAACTCGGACATGAGCCAGCCGTTGTCGCTTTGGCGGAACCCAAAAACGGCCGTGGCGTACATCTGGATCAACATGGCAGCGAAGTCGGTAGCCAGCACACCCAAAAACACACCCGTACACAGGATCAGCACGCCAAAATGCTTGATCTCCTTCCCGCTCCTCAACCTCACTCTCTGCGGCGCCAACACCTTCAAGGGCGCAAAGAAACCGGCAGCCACCCCCTTTGCCTTGGACCCGGCCTTCTTCCCGCCCGCCATGCTCTCCGGGCTGACGTACGGTAGCGCCAACTGCACATATGCCGTCGAGATCAAAAACGCAACAAAGGCCACCTCGAACGGCCTCCGGATCCCCCACGCATCACCAATCATGCCGCCTGTCAGGTAGCCGACCGCCTGGCCCAGCATGAAACAGCCCTGCAGCATGCCAAAGACGGGCGTCCTTCTCGCGGGGGAGACCACCTCACCgacgatgatgttgatgatgaggatgtaCCCCACGGGCCCGCCCAAGACGGTGATCAACTGGGTCGCCTGGAAAATCACGATGCCGGACCTGCCGCCAGCCAAAACACCCAGGATCTGGGTCAGCACGCGGATGGCAGGGACCAAAACCTGGGCCATCAGGGCCAGTCGCGGGCCGATTTTCTTGACGAGCCAGCCGGCAAAGAAGAGGTTGACGGTGCCGCAGATGGTGGTGCTCATGGCCAGAAAGGAGAAGTCGGTGGCGGTGCCGGCGGCGATCTCGTTACGGCTGCATCGGTCACCGGACCCGGCGTAGGGAGGGTGACGGGTGTAGAAATCGTCGCATTCCATGAGGTAGAAGACGTAGAAGATGGGGACTTGggtgaaggagaaggaggtggtgatgaggaaggcggcgaggaggatgcGGGTCTCGACGTGGAGGCgggtgaggagggtgagggggTTGAGTGACCATTGTTTTTCTTTATTGACATGGTGATGGTTATCGCTGGGGGTGTTTtcggtgtcggtgtcgtTTGAAgatagtgatgatgatgatgatgatgattgacGACTGTTAGCGCTGTCATTCACACTACTATTGTTCCCGGCTGTCCCATTTGGGAGCAGCGGCGTCGTCTCGTCGGCAGCCATTGAGATGCCAGTTCACCGAGAAAGCAGTCAATGGCTTGGTTTCAAGGATGCTTTCGGTCCCGAAGATGTGAGATGTTTGCTTTTAGGTTCAGATCAAGAAATTAAGTGacggagggggggagggatgTGCAAGGTTTTATCGGATTCGGGCAAAGACAGGAATAATAAATGAATCAGTCATAACGCCGAAGCCGAGAGGGGATCAATGCTGGGCGGGCGCTTATCCGGGTCGGGGATCCGATCACGTCAGTAGCACAAGTGAGATAGATACTGACATAAGCCGCCGGCCCGGAAGAATTATCGCCGTTCGGGAGGTTGGAGGTCAGACATGGACAGTGAGGGGCATTTAGGTTGAAAGGGAATGTTATCGCGACGGATATGGAATTGACGCCAAACCGACATCGGCAGGTGATAAGAGTGTTATACAAAGGTGTTTGTCACTAACACAAGTCACCGCCAATGGTGGCACTCTTTTGTTAGTGCATAAATCGCTGGGGTAACAAAACCCGGGCCGCCGGTGTGACTCCCTCCCCCCCACAACGGAACCGCCCGTGGTGAGTCGACCCACGCCGTCCGCAACACCTCGGCCCGGGCGGGTGCCGTGTGGGGGCTCTCCCTACCACATTGTATACTCCCCACTCCCCCGTCTCCCCGTGTAACGTCCTCTCTTCATCCATCAACATTTTATCTTCTTCCAACGCagaacttccacttcatgTCGACTTCCGTATCTTCTGATTCCATTGACCTGTCCGTCACTGTGCTCGATGCGACCCTCCCACATGAACCGACCCGTCACCATGGCCTTCTCGCAATCTCAACCGATTGGCGTACTCACCGGCGTTAGCTCTGGTATTTCATCCTCAAATATTCTCCGTTTGGCTGATGAGAACGGACCCGAGCCTCCGAAAGACTCCACCGTGCTGTTACCTACGATGACAACAATACAAAATTGGTCGAGAAATTGCCGTGACAGATGGAATGGAGGGGACAATCTCATCGACTACGTATACGGACTGTCAATGTTTCCCCATACCAACAATATGTATCGGTTTGTAGAGTAATAAGCAGGAAAACAACATGCTTCTCTGAGGACGGATACAAGTCGAGAGTGAAACACAGAATGAGTTCACCAACTATAATATCGACGGCCCAACAACCTGGTTGGATATCATCACGGCGCTTGGGAGCTGAGCTGAGATGACTGGTTACCAACTTGTGCCAGCATTCCATCTTGCGTGTCCCAACATGCTGGAACTGGCTACGATCCCGAACCGATGCCAGACTGGACCTCGAGTGACTGCCTGGAAAGCAACTGACCCAATGGGGCAACGCAGAAATGGGGAGCTGAGTGAGCCCTTGTTCACACCCTTCACTGACACGGTCGGCTGCGGTCAAATCGAATCCAGTCGTTTGCTTTCCCAGGATATCTCAGGTCACCGACATTAGCGGTATCAGCCCGTATGAGCAAACACATTGGGTGGTGCAGGTGTGAAGGGGTCTATTGTTTACCCAAATCGGCACTTGGACTTCGATAGTGATGCGCCGTGGAGATATCACATATCACATCCTCTGGGGGTCGACTACTTAGTCTGCCAGTAGCCGCTCTTCTTTGGATTTGTTCTGTTCTTCTGTTTTCAtc
The Neurospora crassa OR74A linkage group II, whole genome shotgun sequence DNA segment above includes these coding regions:
- a CDS encoding starch binding domain-containing protein, producing MKFSIISVALASAITVDAHGYLTIPFSRTRLGAEAGLDTCPECSILEPVTAWPNVTEAKVGRSGPCGYNARVSIDYNQPATNWGNSPVVTYTAGDTVDVQWCVDHNGDHGGMFSYRICQDQELVNKFLTPGYLPTEAEKQAAEDCFEKGTLPCTDVNGQSCDFSPDCQQGQACWRNDWFTCNAFQADSRRGCQGVDNAALGSCFTTIAGGYTVTKKIKIPNYISGHTLLSFRWNSFQTAQVYLSCADIAIVGDSASTTKVSATATTLVTSSKTASASCTPAATVAVTFNHLASTSYGESIKIVGSISQLGSWSASSGVALSASQYTTSNPLWTATVSLPAGTKFEYKFVKVSSEGSAVTWESDPNRSYTVPQSCAESVAVESSWK
- a CDS encoding monooxygenase — protein: MVLKSFTSPEWRLDKPIHTERSVKVICIGAGASGLQLAYKLQKHISGFSLTVYEKNPEVSGTWYENRYPGCACDVASHNYTWSFEPKTDWSGLYGTSQEIYTYFNDFADKYALRQYIKTQHQVVGAKWTGSGWNVSVKDLVTDQTLNDTCDILVNAGGILNNWKWPDIPGLDKYKGTLLHTARWDESVDLKGKTVGLIGNGSSGIQLLPAIQPLAEKITVFMCGPAWVSPWPGLEGRPYTDEEKRRFAEEPGHLLAYRRSVERGNNSILPVFFKGTDANNKARDVMLKMMKEKLAGHKELEEGLIPTTFALGCRRFTPGTGYLEALVQPNVQVVFSGVTELTEQGCKCENGSEHPVPDVLICATGFDASYRPRFPIVAGTKNLQDVWAAQDPESYLGLAAADFPNYLTILGPNSPIGTGPLLIGVEAQADYIVKMIDHWQTHNIRSFAPDAAAVRDFVAYKDQFMGKTVWADPCRSWYKSGSSRDKITALWPGSTLHYLEAIRQVRFEDWKFEYEGGGNRFTYLGNGQSQTETNPDADLAYYVREEDDDLPLARNKMTRIINKTGTVVVAEGTGEGRFFSGL